A single window of Rhodamnia argentea isolate NSW1041297 chromosome 5, ASM2092103v1, whole genome shotgun sequence DNA harbors:
- the LOC115752744 gene encoding chaperone protein dnaJ 15-like, whose product MGPKVEGPSAPALRRDPYEVLNVSKDSTDQEIKTAYRKLALKYHPDKNVDNPEASELFKEVAYSYNILSDPEKRRQYDSAGFEALDAEGLDMEIDLSNLGTVNTVFAALFSKLGVPIKTTISANVLEEAINGTVTVRPLPIGTSVSGKVDKQCAHFFGVTINEQQAEAGIVVRVTSTSQSKFKLLYFEQEANGGYNLALQEESEKTGKVTSVGMYFLHFQVYRMDSTVNALAMAKDPDAAFFKRLEGLQPCEVSELKAGTHIFAVYGDNFFKPASYVIEALCARSYEEATEKLKEIEAQILSKRTDLRQFETEYRKALARFQEVTNRYSQEKQSVDELLKQRDGIHSSFTVNRVANGDFGSSGSAGNGTSSSSRVPGEDSKMGSPVEDGSVEGKDKSSKKKWFNLNLRGSDKRFG is encoded by the exons atgggtccGAAGGTGGAAGGGCCATCGGCACCGGCGTTGAGGCGAGACCCGTACGAGGTGTTGAATGTGTCGAAGGATTCGACTGATCAAGAAATCAAAACTGCCTATCGAAAGCTTGCTCTCAA GTATCACCCTGACAAGAATGTTGACAATCCCGAAGCGTCTGAACTTTTTAAGGAGGTCGCATATTCATACAACATACTATCTGACCCAGAGAAAAGGAGGCAATACGATAGTGCAGGGTTCGAG GCTCTTGACGCTGAAGGCTTGGATATGGAAATCGACTTGTCTAACCTGGGAACTGTCAATACGGTGTTTGCGGCATTATTCAG CAAACTGGGCGTGCCAATCAAAACTACAATCTCTGCCAATGTTCTTGAAGAAGCTATCAACGGAACTGTAACAGTACGACCCCTTCCAATTGGAACATCAGTCAGTGGAAAG GTGGATAAGCAATGTGCTCACTTTTTCGGTGTAACAATTAATGAACAACAAGCAGAAGCTGGTATTGTAGTAAGAGTCACTTCCACATCACAAAGCAAATTCAAA TTGCTTTACTTCGAACAAGAGGCCAATGGTGGCTATAATTTGGCCTTACAG GAAGAAAGCGAGAAAACAGGCAAGGTGACATCTGTAGGAATGTACTTTCTACATTTCCAAGTGTACCGAATGGATTCAACCGTGAATGCA TTGGCGATGGCTAAGGATCCTGACGCTGCATTCTTTAAAAGGTTGGAAGGTCTACAACCTTGTGAGGTTTCAGAACTTAAAGCTGGAACTCACATATTTGCGGTCTATG GAGATAATTTTTTCAAGCCTGCAAGCTACGTGATAGAGGCTCTTTGTGCAAGATCATATGAAGAGGCAACAGAGAAGCTGAAGGAAATTGAGGCTCAGATATTGAGTAAAAGGACTGATCTACGTCAATTTGAGACAGAGTATAGGAAG GCCCTTGCACGATTTCAAGAAGTGACCAACAGATACAGCCAGGAAAAGCAGTCT GTAGACGAGTTACTAAAACAAAGAGACGGCATTCATTCTTCGTTCACGGTAAACCGGGTAGCAAATGGTGACTTTGGTAGTAGCGGTAGTGCTGGTAATGGTactagcagcagcagcagagttCCAGGTGAAGATTCGAAGATGGGAAGTCCGGTGGAAGATGGATCAGTTGAAGGAAAAGACAAATCATCCAAAAAGAAATGGTTCAACCTTAATCTCAGAGGATCTGATAAAAGGTTTGGTTAA